A segment of the Amblyomma americanum isolate KBUSLIRL-KWMA chromosome 6, ASM5285725v1, whole genome shotgun sequence genome:
TCTGAAAGCATCGATGAAACCACGAGTATTGCTTCATAGCTTCATTTCCCAGTTCTGTTTCGCCTTTAGCACCTTTGGTACTACCGGGCAGGCCAGGATTTTCTCGAGGTTAACGTGTATTTGAAACTTTCTCTCAATGTGATTTATCTACGTGAGAGCTAGCATAGACATGGTGTGTGGTATTCAGACCTTGCGAAGTGTTTCATAGGCCTCACGTGCCTAATGAAACATTTGTGGGTCTCTTACTAGACCCCCCGGTTAACAAAACAGCACGACAGATTTAATTAACCCTCAGGGTTGCTAAATAGTTGTGAGCCTGCTGAGCTGACATGCGTCTTGGAAAATATGGTTGAGGCGTACAAAGCATGAAACAAAGTTGTGAAGCGGTTGATAGCGTGAAAAAAACTACATCAGAGTTCGTTCCCATGAACGCGCACATTCGCTTTGAGCTCCAGATTCTCCTGCTGACCCTGTTTCATTACCAACGGGGCAGTAATAAATTAGCCTGCGCTTTTAGGAAAAATCGCACGCGCAGTGTTCTGAAAAGTCTCCTTCCAAGAATGAAAAGATTGGTGTGACGAAACGTAAGAAAGTATACAGTTCCTTCAATACGATGTTTGTCAAGCTTTCCAGCTTTTTTATGATGATTCTTTGTACTTATTGAACGATGTAACATTCCTGCGCTACATATTTTTTTATTGGCACATTCCAAAATATCTCAAGTGACGTCTATGTTTTGTTTTTACATCAGCACTTGATTGCCCATTGTGACATTTCAGTACTTTTCTCAGCACGTGCTCTTGTGCACCGCAAAATATACATCCGatgccactgaaaaaaaaattgcctcctCTTTTGTGCCCCTCTTCTCTGACATTTCTCACTACGGCGCCCTATGTGTTGTAGACAATTTACTGACTATGTTTTCTGGGTGATGTAAAGAATAAGGCTGTGAAGATTTGGTGAAAAATGTTAATTCGAAAAACAATCATTCTAGCGTGCTACAAAGAAAAGAGGTTAAGACAATGGACTAACTTAATACTGattataataaaaattggttttgggggaaatgaaatggcccagtatctgtctcatatatcgttggacaccggaaccgtgccgtaagggaagggataaaggagggagtgaaagaagaaaggaagagagaagtgccgtagtggagggctccggaataatttcgaccacctggggatccttaacgtgtactgacatcgcacagcacacaggcgccttagcgtttttcctccataaaaacgcagccgccgacgtcgggctcgagcccgggaactccggatcagtagtcaagcgccctaaccactgagccaccgcggcgggtacagtgGAATAACTTCAAAAGGGATTCAAATTGACTCCACTGCACTAGTTTTAAAGATTTTACTTTACGTAGAGTGCAGCGAAGGCGGCAGCTGATGTTTACATGATGACACACACGTTGCTAATAACGCCTTCGCAACAGGCAGCAGAATACAGAAGGACCGAAAATCGTTTGTGATGCTAAAAATGAATTGGCCGCAACATAAATCTGTAGAAAAACACTGACCTTCATGAATTTTAAGGAAAGTCTAAATGAGTGCTGTTAGCCGTAGTTCCAAGTGATGTAATAGTAATCACGCCTTCTTCATTATGTGCTTACGGAAGAAGCCAACAATAAGCATTCTTACGTATATTCTGGCGAGTTCCTGCTCTCTGTGCTTGACACTTCTATCTCTATCTGAAAGAAGTTGTGCGCTTGTGTTGGCTACCTCTTTTGTCGAGAATTCCCGTCACTAAAAATGCAAGGGAATACTTAGTGGCAAACTGACCTTCATTGAAGTAGTAGGCTTCACTTTGGAACGGGGGCTGTAGAAGGTAAAGCCGGGCTTGCCCATCTGAAAGGACACATCAAGCTTACGAGAAAAGCATACTCACGTGATCTGCTCTGTGTGAAGTATTCTGACACAAAACTCAGGGCGCATAATTCTCTCATGCAAAGTAACTGAAATACAAGATTGATTGGCAGCGCTATGTTCTGCCTCACTGCGCCGTGTGTCTTTACGGAGACTCAGTCGGATTGATGTGATTAGAAGGACAAAATTCAGAGTTTTTCATACATCAGTAGGCTCTCTGGTTTGCCAAGACCATGGCTGCCGTGCTATTGCCATTTGTTAGTTCTGCTCTGAAGTGAGTGCTTTTCTTGCAGGCTTCTCGAAAGTGCATATTTGTTGGCGCAGTCTAGCCAAAAGTTCCCGGGGCATAGCGGCGAGGGTAGCTGCGCTTTCTAAATAATAAAAACTTATATTAAGATTAGTAACGGTTGGCAACATGTCTCTCAATAACTAAGGAGACTAACAGCGCTAGTTAAAAGTTGACTACTCAATATTAGCGAAGCAGCCTACCAGTTGAAACGCCTTAGCTCTATTTTGATGCATTTCACTGCTGACTATGCTATGCTCATAAAAGCATTCTTCTGAGACAAAAAGgctattttttttaaacagcagAACATCTTAGATGAAACGCATGGTATACGAAACTTATGGcctggcaaaaaaaaactaagcatTAAAAACGACGCTTTTATGCGCTCTCTTTCTTGGTTCTCTTTTTAGTTTAAACTCATCATAGCACGACTGGCTTATTGATGCAGGCACAGATATCAGCCGCTTCATGCTACCCGATGACCGAACATACCTTTTCCAATCAGACGCGCGTAGTCCCCTTCTTTCTCATAGAGGGCGTAACTTGTAAAGCTGcaacacaaaaataaaatggAGGTTATTAGAGCACACCTCATTCGATTTCTAGCCACAGCTGCGAACTTAACAAAAGTTCTGCTTggttcttcttctttttttctataaCAAAATTCCTTTCCAAGAATCTATTTTTGCCAGGACTTTGTAACGCTTGAGGGTGTCCAATAATAAAGCCTCCTCTAGCCCCCCCTCACCCTACGAACACTGCTTTCCTGGCTTCTATTGAAAGTACATCAAGCAATATAGGCACCAGCATTGTGCATGCAATCCGAAATGTGCTCATATACTTCAACATAAGAAATATGAACTTCATTCCTAAACTAACAAATTGTTGTTGGATAGCATTCGAATGATGTATTCTGCTTCTTGAGTTAAAGAAAACTTAATGAGCAAATTTAGGCCAGTTACAAGTAGCTTGAAAGCGGTTTTTGTTTTCACTAATAGTCCGCTCACGTGTAGTTCTTAGGATCTCCGGGGAGCTTGTAGATGTCGACGCAGTTTACTCGGTCAGCGGGGGTGTTGTTGCCTCTCCACACCACAGTAAAGTTTCGCGACGAGGTCGGTTCCAGGGTGGTTCCGTTTCGGTAGCACTGGTACGTCGTCACCGTGCACTCATCGTGTATTCTCTGCGCACGTGCAGCCGCCATGCATTGTTTTCACTAAGCGCTCCGACAGTTAGTTTGTTTTATATATATGGCATTATCTTTGCCGATTTCTTGTAATTTCTGGTCATGTTATTCTCGTTACTTTTACACGTTAAATGTTCGCCCAACAAGCGGGCTCGAATTTTTCGACGATGAACAAAAGAACGTCTTCAATATTGTATAAAGCCCACCGAGTGAATTTTTAGCCCAATTTGGTCGATTTCTACACCAATGTTCCCATTGCGAATCACCGATTCTACAACACAGCATTAGCAAATGGTTCTAAACTGTTTTTAAGGAGCTTTTATattctgcacagaaaaaaatcatGAGCGGCATACTAATACCTTATGGCTACGACCACGGCCAAAGCAGTTCTCCGTTCAagcgttctcttttttttttctaccttagAAGTTGTATGAGGGACTCTCATCGCTAAGCGCTACTGGTGTTGTTATCAAttcacggcgcgaacagatacGGATGTCAGTTTTTTACACATGCGTGAGGAGCAAACAGTCTGGAAGTCTGCACTAACGTTTAAGTTATATCTTGCATAGATGCCGATAACGGCTATCAGGGAGCAGCGGGAATGTGGAGGCTACAGCAAGGGAGATAAACATTCAGGATTTTTCTAACACCATTATTACACATACCTGAAAAAAGTCCTCCATGTCCGTGGCGCCGAGTGCTCCGACAGTTGCTCTGGCGACTAACAGAAGGATAACAGCAGCGCGTCTTGGCGACATGCCTAGAAAGAGACTAAACAAGAGGTGTTCTTGGTTCCGATTATCCGAACAATCAATTTTTTCTGCATGCAGTGCTGATCGCAAGCCAGTGCCGTAGTTCTAGGTAAGATTAACTACGTTCCGCACCACGTGTGCTTCATGCCAGGTTGAGGAAATATTAAATTTCGATTGAACATTTCGCTCAAAGCGCTGGAACTACatacgcaggaaaaaaaaatttcgcggcCCAGCGTTCGCTCGTTCTCGGTCGTCTGTGCTGGCAGCTTGGTCTGCCCTTTTTTTAAGCTGCATGAAGGCAACAGGTGTGCGCACGGGTCTGTCTGGTGAAACTACAGATAATGTTTCTACGCAAGCAAACCCCGGAAGCGGGACCGTCACTGAGATGTTCAACTTAGTTCGGTTTCGCCATCCGGTTTTTCAGAGAACTCCGCATGTACTCTCTGTAGGCGCTCGCGCGTAGATGCATCCTGCAGGTGTCCATGCACTCTACAGATAGCAGCTTGCGACACACGAGACACCAACGAAGACCTCCAGGTAGGAAGACCTTTTCGCTTTTTTTTATCATATAGGGTGGTAGAGAGAGCGCTGATATGAACGGTCGATAAGAAATCTTCCGCAGGTGGCATCCGCGGCTTTCGTCCTATACACGTGGCTGCAGTTGCTGCGAAACCGTTTTCCTCCTTCACAAGGACACCACTAGGCTTCACCAGGATGCATAAAGGCTTTTTCGCTAGCGACACACTTGGCTGCCAACGGTGGCCTGTGGTAGTTGCCAGGTGGAGGTTTCAACCGCTACAGGACGGCTTTTTCGCTAGCAAGGCTTAGCGCATTAAAACGTACAAAAAAGCCAACAGGATTAAACAAGGGTATTCCAAGTGCCAATGACCAATGTCTTTAAATAATAGTAACACGTTAGGACCGCAAAGTCCTTGCGGAATGTGCTAACAGTGGCTGCAACATACGCTTCCCATAGTATTTCTTTACTGTAAATGGCTGGGGCAACTCCCAGAAATGCCCTACATCTTCAAGAAATTTCCGAATTCTTGAAATATTACTTTACAACTTAAGTTTCATAATCTCCTGTCAGTTATAGTTTCTCATAATGATAGGTAGACTTTCATACCTACCTTTGTTAGGATCGGAAGGCGTGGGTATAGTGACAGTCCTCGTCTCTGTGCTTATGGAACAATGTGCCGACTCGTATGAGAAATAAGTGAAGTTGTTATCACGGGGTGCAGTGCCAGGGAGTTGTGCTGCGCCACATGATGACAGCCACCCTTAATATGCTGCGGCCTTCTATATGCCCGGTAGGCGTCACCAGTGGTCCCTAGCTTAGCCCGCCTGGATTACTTTACCGTTTCAATAaattttgttcttgtttcccATTTTGAGCGCAGCTtcctgaaattaaaaaaaatttaatgtcCTCGTGGAAACGAACCCAGCAGCTCACCTCCTCTCACACACCACACGTGATACGTTCGTATAAAATCTCGATGCcaaagaacaaaagaagaaacGCTTTGAAATCAAGCGAC
Coding sequences within it:
- the LOC144094651 gene encoding uncharacterized protein LOC144094651, which codes for MSPRRAAVILLLVARATVGALGATDMEDFFQRIHDECTVTTYQCYRNGTTLEPTSSRNFTVVWRGNNTPADRVNCVDIYKLPGDPKNYTFTSYALYEKEGDYARLIGKDGQARLYLLQPPFQSEAYYFNEVATSNGKSVFKIYDTDKTCTHAKALRDQVCPEPCDLKYVR